In Myxococcus stipitatus, the following are encoded in one genomic region:
- a CDS encoding DUF1028 domain-containing protein: MKPIHRGLLIATSLLFASAPALAKERPPTNPRVFGTRAVVACDAVEQSCGMAVISFPSGVSTLVPYGRADIAVASMALPSVDVAQAIIARIDSGATPQEAIDWVQTVDPYATTRQLAAVKLHPDGSVTLGQTTGADASDHTCAVRGGTFVVQANNMTTPDICQAMANGFLQAHGSLPQRLYASLKAGALVGGDRAGERSGVVRVWNTTVDTAFYTHVLADAVVHAHSDALRELGVQLNRYQGTLGVPYPSDQVTLDADTARLVKRVLRKLGYYHGRMDGSWSDAAEQALYDFNWNNLFFLKPTEVVNGTRKIDGVLVNFLRDADLGALVRASASEG, from the coding sequence ATGAAGCCCATCCACCGTGGTCTCCTCATCGCGACGTCCCTGCTGTTCGCATCCGCTCCGGCTCTCGCGAAGGAGCGTCCCCCGACGAATCCTCGCGTCTTCGGCACGCGCGCCGTCGTGGCGTGTGACGCCGTGGAGCAGTCGTGCGGCATGGCCGTCATCTCCTTCCCCAGTGGCGTCAGCACGCTGGTGCCCTATGGGCGCGCGGACATCGCGGTGGCCAGCATGGCGCTCCCCTCGGTGGATGTCGCGCAGGCCATCATCGCCCGCATCGACTCGGGCGCGACCCCGCAGGAGGCCATCGACTGGGTGCAGACCGTCGACCCGTATGCCACCACCCGTCAGCTCGCCGCGGTGAAGCTCCACCCGGACGGCAGCGTGACGCTAGGCCAGACCACCGGAGCGGACGCCAGCGACCACACCTGCGCCGTCCGGGGCGGCACCTTCGTCGTGCAGGCCAACAACATGACGACGCCTGACATCTGCCAGGCCATGGCGAACGGCTTCCTTCAGGCGCACGGCAGCCTGCCGCAGCGGCTGTATGCCTCGCTCAAGGCCGGGGCGCTCGTGGGTGGAGACCGCGCCGGTGAGCGCTCGGGCGTCGTCCGCGTCTGGAACACCACGGTGGACACGGCCTTCTACACCCACGTGCTCGCGGACGCCGTCGTCCACGCCCACTCCGATGCGCTCCGAGAGCTGGGCGTCCAGCTCAATCGCTACCAGGGCACCCTGGGGGTGCCGTACCCCTCGGACCAGGTGACGCTCGACGCGGACACCGCGCGCCTCGTCAAGCGCGTGCTGCGCAAGCTCGGGTACTACCACGGCCGCATGGATGGCTCGTGGTCCGACGCCGCCGAGCAGGCCCTGTATGACTTCAACTGGAACAACCTTTTCTTCCTGAAGCCCACCGAGGTGGTGAACGGCACGCGGAAGATTGACGGGGTGCTGGTCAACTTCCTGCGGGACGCGGACCTGGGCGCGCTCGTGCGCGCCTCGGCCTCCGAGGGGTAG